A single genomic interval of Saccharospirillum mangrovi harbors:
- a CDS encoding chloride channel protein, with protein sequence MPNLRFTLFRTWLAKPESLLILVLLGMVTGVATGLVMTGFLLLLNGLLALLNGDSLEDFESLSHPLRFALPLLGSLALIGLYRWTPARTHNVGIAHVIDRLQRGRGRLAAGNIFFQLIAALIALGSGHSVGKEGPAVHIGAGIANQLGQRTHRVPSQLRLLIGCGTAAAISAAFDTPLAGVLFAMEVVLMEYSLLGFTPIIAAAVTASATSRWLIGEHPSFIAIELHSAQFSDWPLLIVTGLVIGLIAVAFHHLVRAAQRYCPSPRPIRLLLAGLMTGTLALAVPEILGSGFDTVNQTLTAPQTWQVLALILVAKLIATACAVGLGIPAGVIGPIMVIGACGGALMASVLPGASSVALYALLGMAGMMSAVLHAPLAALAAVLELSLSAQAMFPAMIVVLSANLVCQHGFRLPSLFRGILESQGLSIQTHPVRTALAQRYLSELGTRQFDSCDPTTESDRIAALAKSPYRWVVLQIDSKAYLIAKDKLAECHQDWVQLDANVRPPFVEAVQSLIGPYSRLHPLADDITLLEAVKSLQHEDTAGFLLPLDDGKPGLVTRAQLVSVLTSEGDIQ encoded by the coding sequence ATGCCGAATCTTCGTTTTACCTTGTTCCGGACCTGGCTGGCCAAACCCGAAAGTTTATTGATTCTGGTGTTGCTTGGCATGGTGACCGGAGTCGCCACTGGCCTGGTGATGACCGGGTTTTTGCTGCTGCTCAACGGCCTGTTGGCCTTACTCAATGGTGACTCGCTGGAAGACTTTGAGTCGCTGTCACACCCACTGCGCTTTGCGCTTCCTTTACTGGGCAGCCTGGCCCTGATCGGCCTCTACCGCTGGACGCCTGCTCGAACGCATAACGTTGGCATTGCCCACGTCATAGACCGATTGCAACGCGGCCGTGGTCGGCTTGCCGCTGGCAATATTTTCTTTCAATTGATTGCCGCGCTTATAGCGCTGGGCAGCGGTCACTCAGTCGGTAAGGAAGGGCCTGCGGTTCATATTGGCGCTGGCATTGCCAATCAACTCGGCCAACGCACCCATCGAGTGCCCAGCCAACTGCGCCTGCTCATCGGCTGCGGTACCGCTGCTGCCATTTCTGCCGCCTTCGATACACCGCTGGCTGGCGTACTGTTCGCCATGGAAGTGGTGTTGATGGAATACAGCCTGCTCGGGTTTACACCCATTATCGCCGCAGCCGTGACAGCGTCAGCGACCAGCCGCTGGCTGATCGGCGAACACCCCAGCTTTATCGCCATAGAACTGCATTCTGCCCAATTTTCGGACTGGCCTTTGTTGATTGTGACCGGACTGGTCATCGGTCTGATTGCCGTCGCTTTTCATCATTTGGTGCGAGCAGCTCAACGCTATTGCCCAAGCCCGAGACCCATTCGCTTATTACTGGCGGGGTTGATGACCGGCACGCTCGCCTTAGCCGTTCCGGAAATCCTGGGTTCGGGTTTCGACACGGTTAACCAAACACTGACCGCCCCTCAAACCTGGCAGGTCTTAGCGCTGATACTGGTCGCCAAGCTGATTGCCACCGCCTGCGCCGTTGGGTTGGGTATTCCGGCTGGCGTAATCGGTCCCATTATGGTGATTGGCGCCTGCGGCGGAGCATTAATGGCGTCCGTTTTGCCCGGTGCTTCCAGCGTCGCGCTGTACGCATTATTAGGTATGGCAGGCATGATGAGTGCGGTGTTGCATGCACCGCTGGCCGCTTTGGCCGCGGTACTGGAATTATCGCTCAGTGCACAGGCGATGTTTCCAGCGATGATTGTGGTGCTGTCCGCCAATCTGGTTTGCCAACACGGGTTTCGATTGCCATCGCTGTTTCGCGGCATTCTTGAATCACAAGGGTTGTCCATTCAAACCCACCCGGTCCGCACCGCCTTAGCGCAGCGGTATCTTTCTGAACTCGGCACCCGTCAATTTGACAGCTGCGATCCGACAACTGAAAGCGATCGCATCGCGGCTTTAGCCAAAAGCCCTTACCGCTGGGTAGTGTTGCAAATCGACAGCAAGGCTTACCTGATTGCCAAAGACAAACTGGCGGAATGCCATCAGGATTGGGTTCAATTGGACGCCAACGTTCGCCCGCCTTTTGTCGAAGCCGTGCAATCGTTGATCGGGCCTTACAGTCGCCTGCATCCGCTGGCCGACGACATCACGCTGCTCGAAGCCGTCAAATCACTGCAACACGAAGACACCGCTGGGTTCCTGCTGCCGCTGGACGACGGCAAACCCGGTTTGGTAACCCGAGCCCAATTGGTCTCGGTTCTGACCTCAGAGGGAGACATCCAATAA
- the hemJ gene encoding protoporphyrinogen oxidase HemJ, with product MLYLWLKAFHIMTVITWFAGIFYLPRLFVYHAMADDAASKERFKIMERKLYRGIMTPSMVLALTFGIAMLFTASGRVWLSMGWLHVKLALVLALIGYHHACGRLVRTFAADANRHSDRWFRWFNELPVIALVGIVLLVVLKPF from the coding sequence ATGCTGTATCTGTGGCTGAAAGCCTTTCACATCATGACCGTCATCACCTGGTTCGCCGGCATCTTCTATTTGCCCAGGCTATTCGTTTACCACGCCATGGCCGACGATGCCGCGAGCAAGGAACGCTTCAAAATAATGGAGCGGAAGCTGTATCGCGGCATCATGACACCCTCTATGGTGCTGGCGCTGACGTTCGGTATCGCCATGCTGTTCACTGCCAGTGGGCGGGTTTGGCTGAGCATGGGCTGGCTGCATGTGAAACTGGCTTTGGTATTAGCGCTGATCGGCTATCACCACGCCTGTGGTCGCCTGGTGCGCACCTTCGCTGCAGACGCAAACCGACACTCGGATCGCTGGTTTCGCTGGTTCAATGAACTGCCGGTCATCGCCCTGGTTGGTATCGTTCTGCTGGTGGTACTGAAACCGTTCTGA
- a CDS encoding DUF6776 family protein, with amino-acid sequence MAKQQLSRFDRMSVVPYQPWRQRVVTVIGSVILILVVYCAYLYGRQAGFDAQTDLVAERNRLQTALRQSVQRSEELRLRVATLERGSDVDRQATEEVRQVNRELSDRIARLEEEVTLYQGIMAPSMNAEGLRVQEVRLEPTSSPNRYRYNLMLTQVGNNNQYLQGFVGVNLVGSRNGERVAMTLADVSDDVDEVDIRFRYRYFQEIAGDLVLPEGFIPDQIQVVAQAVGNRSARVERAYNWSDLENGNNVGQ; translated from the coding sequence ATGGCGAAACAACAACTGTCACGTTTTGATCGTATGTCGGTCGTGCCCTATCAGCCCTGGCGGCAACGGGTTGTGACGGTGATCGGATCTGTGATCCTGATCCTGGTCGTGTATTGCGCTTACCTGTATGGTCGTCAAGCTGGATTCGACGCCCAAACGGATTTGGTTGCTGAGCGCAATCGCTTGCAAACGGCGCTGCGGCAATCGGTCCAGCGCAGTGAAGAATTGCGTTTGCGTGTTGCTACTTTGGAGCGCGGCTCGGATGTGGACCGTCAAGCCACAGAAGAAGTGCGACAAGTAAACCGAGAATTAAGCGACCGTATTGCCCGGTTGGAAGAAGAAGTGACGCTGTATCAGGGCATTATGGCGCCATCAATGAATGCTGAAGGTTTGCGTGTGCAGGAGGTTCGATTGGAACCCACCAGTTCACCAAATCGTTATCGCTACAATTTGATGCTGACCCAGGTTGGCAACAACAACCAGTACTTGCAGGGTTTTGTTGGAGTTAACCTGGTAGGTAGTCGAAACGGCGAGCGGGTGGCGATGACGCTCGCCGATGTATCGGATGATGTGGACGAAGTGGATATCCGCTTTCGGTACCGCTACTTTCAGGAAATCGCAGGCGACCTGGTGTTGCCAGAAGGGTTCATTCCCGACCAGATTCAAGTCGTGGCGCAGGCAGTGGGTAACCGCTCCGCTCGGGTAGAACGCGCTTATAACTGGTCGGATTTGGAGAACGGAAACAATGTGGGGCAGTAG
- a CDS encoding AraC family transcriptional regulator has translation MTLPDAAHFPLRLTVLASWPRLLLLTFERLGLPANQLALEAGLNIEQLADANARIPSMAVVQLWRLGLAQTDANLPLAIAEHVNAGTFHALGFAMASSETGRDALDLLQRYYSLLTTTIQLHRVERPGQSGLRMHSSALLHHLLENFAEAELNDSLGQLREAGALALVSLCRHYFGVRFAPHSVIFHRDLGASRNDYARVLGCPVHDNGDQDTIWFDNELLDRPLPSANAHLATVNEQVVASYLRLLHQDWPSQVVSEIILQMPDGKVSQNSVAEALHLSSRTLQRRLNDANVSFRELLQQARQELAVQYIRHSDIPILEIGYRLGFSEPANFTRAFRQWTGEAPARYRARARNAAL, from the coding sequence ATGACACTGCCAGACGCCGCCCATTTCCCGTTACGCCTGACCGTTTTAGCCAGTTGGCCGCGATTGTTATTGCTGACGTTCGAGCGGCTGGGTTTGCCCGCCAATCAACTGGCGCTCGAGGCGGGCCTGAACATAGAACAACTGGCTGACGCCAACGCCCGAATACCTTCAATGGCAGTCGTGCAACTGTGGCGGCTGGGCCTGGCGCAAACCGACGCCAATCTCCCGCTCGCCATCGCCGAACACGTCAACGCCGGCACCTTTCACGCCTTGGGGTTTGCCATGGCGAGCAGTGAAACCGGCCGCGATGCGCTGGATTTGCTGCAACGCTATTACTCGCTGCTGACCACTACCATTCAACTGCATCGCGTCGAACGACCCGGCCAAAGCGGCCTGCGCATGCACTCCAGCGCGCTGCTGCATCATTTGCTGGAGAATTTCGCCGAAGCTGAATTGAACGACAGCCTGGGCCAGTTGCGCGAAGCCGGCGCCTTGGCTTTGGTATCGCTGTGTCGCCACTATTTCGGCGTACGGTTTGCGCCGCACTCGGTAATTTTCCACCGCGATCTCGGCGCCAGTCGGAACGATTACGCGCGCGTACTCGGCTGCCCGGTGCACGACAACGGCGATCAAGACACCATCTGGTTTGACAACGAATTACTCGATCGCCCACTGCCCTCGGCCAACGCCCATCTGGCGACCGTCAACGAGCAAGTCGTCGCCAGCTATTTGCGACTGTTACATCAGGATTGGCCCAGCCAGGTGGTGTCGGAAATCATTCTGCAAATGCCCGACGGCAAGGTGTCGCAGAACAGCGTCGCCGAGGCGTTGCATCTGTCGTCGCGCACGCTGCAGCGCCGCCTGAACGACGCCAACGTCAGCTTTCGCGAACTGTTGCAGCAAGCCCGGCAGGAACTGGCGGTGCAATACATTCGCCACAGCGACATCCCGATTCTGGAAATCGGCTACCGGCTCGGCTTCAGCGAACCGGCCAACTTCACGCGCGCG
- the hemL gene encoding glutamate-1-semialdehyde 2,1-aminomutase: MSDSFSELFERAQKVIPGGVNSPVRAFKGVGGTPVFFKRAEGSRLYDTHDKAYIDYVLSWGPQILGHGDPEVRNAIHHQVDQALTFGAPSELETLMAEKVCSLVPSIEKVRMVNSGTEATMSAIRLARGFTGRDLLVKFEGNYHGHSDSLLVKAGSGLLTTGVPTSPGVPASVAEHTLTLEYNNADAVRDCFRELGDRIAAVIVEPVAGNMNCVPPETGFLETLREVCTQSGAVLIFDEVMSGFRVALGGAQEHFNIKPDLTTLGKVIGGGMPVGAFGGRADIMDHLSPTGPVYQAGTLAGNPVAMAAGLAVLNQIDQAGVYAQLNERTQALTLGLRAQAETAGIPFTTNAAGSMFGLFFTEEAAISHFSQVMACDSNRFNRFFHAMLEQGIYLAPSSFEAGFMSLAHSEEDIDRTLQAAAVAFSQL, from the coding sequence ATGAGCGATTCCTTTTCCGAGCTTTTCGAGCGTGCCCAAAAAGTTATTCCCGGTGGCGTCAACTCGCCCGTGAGAGCCTTCAAAGGCGTCGGCGGCACACCCGTCTTTTTCAAACGCGCCGAGGGCTCCCGTCTTTATGACACCCACGATAAAGCCTATATCGACTACGTTCTGTCCTGGGGTCCACAGATTCTCGGCCATGGCGACCCGGAAGTGCGCAACGCCATTCATCACCAGGTCGATCAAGCGCTGACATTTGGCGCGCCCAGCGAACTGGAAACGTTGATGGCGGAAAAAGTCTGCAGCCTGGTGCCCTCCATCGAAAAGGTTCGCATGGTCAATTCCGGCACCGAAGCCACCATGTCGGCCATTCGATTGGCGCGCGGTTTTACCGGTCGCGACTTGCTGGTGAAATTTGAAGGCAACTACCACGGTCATTCCGACAGCCTGCTGGTCAAAGCCGGATCCGGACTGTTGACCACCGGCGTGCCGACCTCGCCGGGCGTACCTGCCAGCGTCGCCGAACATACCCTGACGCTGGAATACAACAACGCCGATGCAGTACGCGATTGTTTCCGCGAACTGGGCGATCGCATCGCGGCCGTCATCGTCGAACCCGTCGCGGGCAACATGAACTGCGTTCCACCGGAAACGGGTTTCCTGGAAACACTGCGCGAAGTCTGCACACAGAGCGGTGCCGTTCTGATTTTTGACGAAGTGATGAGTGGCTTCCGCGTGGCACTCGGTGGCGCCCAGGAACACTTCAACATCAAACCCGATCTGACCACGCTGGGAAAAGTCATCGGCGGCGGCATGCCGGTCGGCGCTTTTGGTGGTCGCGCCGACATCATGGATCACCTGTCGCCGACTGGCCCGGTCTATCAAGCAGGCACTCTGGCCGGCAACCCCGTTGCCATGGCCGCTGGCCTGGCAGTACTGAATCAAATCGATCAAGCCGGCGTTTATGCCCAGCTGAATGAGCGGACCCAAGCGCTGACGTTGGGCCTGCGCGCGCAAGCAGAAACCGCTGGCATTCCGTTCACCACCAACGCCGCCGGCAGCATGTTCGGTCTCTTTTTCACCGAAGAAGCTGCGATCAGCCACTTTAGCCAGGTCATGGCGTGCGACAGCAATCGCTTTAACCGTTTCTTTCACGCCATGTTGGAACAGGGCATTTACCTCGCGCCGTCGAGTTTTGAAGCGGGCTTTATGTCATTGGCGCACAGCGAAGAAGACATCGACCGTACGTTGCAGGCAGCCGCTGTCGCTTTTAGTCAGTTGTAA
- a CDS encoding ATP-binding protein: protein MGLPVPSVTWSKLNPLGSVFGKIWISFWVTLLLIVLAVAFVSLQVAQVYQIGAPNASHIRLLNRVKLPNIDRLASQRQEIIDELERFNSQSNYQWYLVDDTYHLLGTPRPPRRILVMLSEMMEMEGVKVGQWRQETWMGPITMSVNGEVYRMFIRGVPPLPPPNLPLWLDSQWLRIIFGLVVSGLMSMLLAWSFTRPLERLRRVSRQLASGSLDARVGDSVTHRADELGELGRDFDDMAERLQQLVSAQQRLLSNVSHELRSPLTRLQVALGIVRQKAPTELESALNRIERESDRLESLIAQVLKLSRFENDMQQLDPSELQLDDLLHQVAEDARFESRQRQVNIIEDIDKPMTFFGDGQLLHSAIDNVVRNALRFSPDGSELRISLTSDKHQAIIEVADQGPGAPDDKLEQLFDPFYRLDQSNPGAGLGLNIARHAIQAHKGDIRAFNRIEGGLCVRIVLPRSRQR, encoded by the coding sequence ATGGGTTTGCCTGTCCCTTCGGTGACCTGGTCCAAGCTGAACCCGCTCGGTTCGGTCTTCGGCAAGATCTGGATCAGCTTCTGGGTCACCCTGTTATTGATCGTGCTTGCAGTGGCGTTCGTGTCGCTGCAAGTGGCGCAGGTCTATCAAATCGGCGCACCCAACGCCAGCCACATCCGCCTGCTCAACCGCGTCAAACTCCCCAACATCGACCGCCTGGCCAGTCAGCGCCAGGAAATCATTGATGAGTTGGAGCGCTTCAACAGCCAATCCAACTACCAATGGTATCTGGTCGACGACACCTACCATCTGCTCGGCACCCCACGCCCACCGCGACGCATCCTGGTCATGCTGTCGGAAATGATGGAAATGGAAGGCGTCAAAGTCGGCCAATGGCGGCAGGAAACCTGGATGGGTCCGATCACCATGTCGGTGAACGGCGAAGTCTATCGAATGTTTATCCGTGGCGTGCCGCCGTTACCACCGCCCAATTTACCGCTCTGGCTCGACAGCCAATGGCTGCGCATCATCTTTGGCCTGGTCGTATCTGGCCTGATGAGCATGTTGCTCGCCTGGTCGTTTACCCGACCGTTGGAGCGATTACGGCGGGTTTCGCGCCAGCTGGCCAGCGGCAGTCTCGACGCCCGCGTCGGCGATTCAGTTACCCATCGTGCCGATGAGTTGGGCGAGTTGGGCCGCGATTTCGACGACATGGCCGAGCGCTTACAGCAATTAGTATCGGCACAGCAGCGCCTGCTCAGTAACGTCAGTCACGAATTGCGGTCGCCGCTGACTCGTCTGCAAGTGGCACTCGGCATCGTTCGGCAAAAAGCCCCGACCGAACTGGAAAGCGCGCTGAATCGCATCGAACGCGAAAGTGATCGTCTGGAAAGTCTGATCGCCCAAGTGCTCAAGCTGTCGCGCTTTGAAAACGACATGCAGCAGCTCGACCCCAGCGAACTGCAACTGGACGACTTGCTGCATCAAGTCGCCGAAGACGCACGTTTTGAATCGCGCCAACGCCAGGTCAACATCATCGAAGACATCGATAAACCGATGACCTTTTTTGGCGACGGCCAACTGCTGCACAGCGCCATCGACAACGTGGTGCGCAACGCCCTGCGTTTTTCACCCGACGGCAGCGAACTGCGCATCTCGCTCACCAGCGACAAGCATCAAGCGATCATTGAAGTCGCCGACCAAGGCCCCGGCGCGCCCGACGACAAACTCGAGCAATTATTCGATCCGTTCTATCGACTCGACCAAAGCAACCCCGGTGCCGGCCTGGGTCTGAACATCGCCCGCCACGCCATTCAGGCGCATAAAGGCGATATTCGCGCGTTCAACCGAATTGAAGGCGGCCTCTGCGTGCGCATCGTACTGCCAAGGTCGCGCCAACGTTGA
- the smrA gene encoding DNA endonuclease SmrA: MSDDDELDLFRQEMKGVQRLKIKPKVDLSKDSTPQPSLIHRRQMAVTKAETDSNHLSEEIIDLVHPLDVLEYRTDGVSHGVFRKLKRGEYPIDARLDLHRKSMQQARAEVFGFIEDCLKYDVRSAMILHGKGERSEPQAFLKSCVNTWLKQIPAVLAFHSAQNHHGGVGALYVLLRKSERKKSENRERFMKGRVE, translated from the coding sequence ATGAGTGACGACGATGAACTGGACCTTTTTCGGCAGGAAATGAAAGGCGTTCAGCGGCTAAAAATCAAACCCAAAGTGGATCTGTCGAAAGACTCGACGCCGCAGCCGAGCCTGATCCACCGACGTCAAATGGCTGTGACCAAAGCCGAGACAGACAGCAATCATCTGAGCGAAGAAATCATTGATCTGGTGCATCCGCTGGATGTGTTGGAGTACCGCACAGACGGTGTGTCTCACGGAGTGTTTCGCAAACTCAAGCGTGGCGAGTATCCAATTGATGCCCGCCTGGATCTGCATCGCAAATCGATGCAGCAGGCGCGCGCCGAGGTGTTTGGTTTTATTGAGGATTGCCTGAAATACGATGTTCGCTCAGCGATGATTTTGCATGGCAAAGGTGAGCGCAGCGAGCCACAGGCATTTTTAAAAAGCTGCGTGAACACCTGGCTGAAGCAGATTCCGGCCGTGTTGGCGTTCCACTCGGCGCAAAATCATCATGGCGGTGTGGGTGCGTTGTACGTGCTGTTGCGCAAGAGTGAGCGCAAGAAAAGTGAGAATCGCGAGCGTTTTATGAAAGGTCGGGTGGAATAA
- a CDS encoding bactofilin family protein, translated as MANDVTLISVKAEINGDIRVSGGLHVDGRIKGNILADPDSGAAVRISDKGLVEGEIRAPNIVINGEVKGDVYSSEHIELAKKAVVTGDVHYVMMEMVMGAKVNGKLLHVATDKSKKAKPVTSENSQAESGATSATSGSSLGSASSANPSGMHTSDKPKTAPTGSSTLK; from the coding sequence GTGGCTAACGACGTAACTCTTATCTCAGTAAAAGCCGAAATTAACGGTGACATCCGTGTTTCGGGCGGTCTTCATGTCGATGGACGGATTAAGGGCAACATTCTTGCCGATCCGGACAGTGGTGCTGCTGTGCGCATCAGCGACAAAGGCTTGGTGGAAGGTGAAATTCGCGCTCCGAATATCGTCATCAATGGCGAAGTAAAAGGCGACGTATACTCTTCCGAACACATCGAACTGGCCAAGAAAGCCGTCGTTACCGGAGACGTTCATTACGTCATGATGGAGATGGTGATGGGCGCCAAGGTCAACGGCAAGCTGCTGCATGTCGCAACAGACAAGAGCAAGAAAGCGAAGCCTGTGACGTCGGAAAACAGCCAGGCTGAATCCGGTGCTACTTCTGCAACCAGTGGTTCGTCTTTGGGTTCTGCTTCCTCGGCTAACCCGTCTGGCATGCACACCAGCGATAAGCCGAAAACTGCACCAACGGGCAGCTCCACACTGAAGTAA
- a CDS encoding GNAT family acetyltransferase, producing the protein MHIRPFQPADRAAVVQLWQACQLTVPWNDPNKDIDRKLKVGADLFLIGERDGQIVASVMGGYEGHRGWINYLAVDPSHQRQGLAQQMMQAIEQKLTDLGCPKINLQVRNTNTAVIAFYEALGYQIDAAVSLGKRLESDQA; encoded by the coding sequence GTGCACATCCGCCCCTTTCAGCCGGCCGACCGCGCCGCTGTCGTCCAACTCTGGCAAGCCTGCCAACTGACTGTTCCCTGGAACGACCCGAACAAAGACATCGACCGCAAACTCAAAGTCGGTGCGGATTTGTTTTTGATTGGCGAACGCGACGGCCAAATCGTTGCCTCGGTCATGGGCGGCTACGAAGGCCACCGTGGCTGGATCAATTATCTGGCGGTCGATCCATCGCATCAGCGCCAAGGGCTGGCGCAGCAGATGATGCAAGCAATCGAACAAAAGCTGACCGATCTCGGTTGCCCCAAAATCAACTTGCAGGTCCGCAACACCAACACCGCTGTTATCGCGTTTTATGAAGCCCTGGGGTATCAGATCGATGCCGCGGTCAGTCTCGGCAAACGCCTGGAATCGGATCAGGCATGA
- a CDS encoding peptidoglycan DD-metalloendopeptidase family protein has product MLLLTLWPATSESVIVEIPARVQLQSSPQSGDSFDSLSLVAAEVRAGDTLSTLFERAGAGVSVLYRMLANEEINHALGRIYPGQSFNFGFNSAEELKEVTFSESQMIQHRITLVDDGFQIEQIVREPEIHTRFTQGTIETSLYLAGKDAGLSDNMIMELATLFGWDIDFVLDIRVGDSFSLIYEEHFLDGKKLSDGPILAARFTNQGRDVTAIRYSDAGGRTDYYSPNGDSIRKAFLRTPLDVFRISSGFNMNRRHPVLNTIRAHRGTDYAAPTGTPIKVTGDGKVISVRRSSSYGNVVVVQHGGGMRTLYAHMSQFSRYARVGNRVNQGQIIGYVGSTGLATGPHLHYEFLVNGVHRNPQTVPLPTAQPLAAEYLPAFQDFASNMMGQLDVFNGNYAQINND; this is encoded by the coding sequence ATGTTGCTGTTAACTCTGTGGCCGGCCACCAGCGAATCCGTCATTGTCGAGATTCCTGCTCGGGTGCAGCTTCAGTCTTCGCCTCAATCTGGCGATTCCTTTGATTCGTTAAGTCTGGTGGCTGCGGAAGTACGTGCGGGGGATACCCTGTCGACGCTCTTCGAGCGAGCGGGCGCCGGCGTTTCTGTTTTGTACCGTATGCTGGCCAATGAAGAGATCAACCATGCGTTAGGCCGCATCTACCCTGGTCAATCATTCAATTTCGGGTTCAACAGCGCCGAAGAATTGAAAGAAGTCACCTTCAGCGAATCACAAATGATTCAGCACCGCATTACGCTGGTCGACGACGGCTTTCAGATCGAGCAAATTGTTCGCGAACCGGAAATCCACACACGATTCACCCAGGGCACCATTGAAACGTCACTCTATTTGGCAGGCAAAGACGCCGGCTTGAGTGACAACATGATTATGGAGCTGGCCACCCTCTTTGGTTGGGACATCGATTTTGTCCTGGATATTCGGGTCGGTGACTCGTTTTCACTGATCTACGAAGAACACTTTCTGGACGGCAAAAAACTGAGCGATGGGCCTATTCTGGCCGCGCGCTTTACCAACCAGGGCCGGGACGTCACGGCTATCCGCTACAGCGATGCTGGTGGCCGAACCGACTATTATTCACCCAACGGTGACAGCATCCGCAAAGCATTCTTACGAACACCGCTGGATGTCTTCCGCATCTCGTCGGGTTTCAACATGAATCGCCGTCATCCGGTTCTCAATACCATTCGCGCACATCGAGGCACCGATTACGCAGCGCCAACTGGCACACCCATCAAGGTGACGGGCGACGGCAAAGTGATATCAGTACGACGCAGCAGCAGCTACGGCAATGTGGTGGTGGTTCAGCACGGCGGCGGAATGCGTACCCTGTATGCGCACATGAGTCAGTTTTCACGCTATGCTCGGGTTGGCAATCGCGTCAACCAGGGCCAGATCATTGGCTATGTAGGCTCTACCGGTCTGGCAACCGGACCGCACTTGCACTACGAGTTTTTGGTTAATGGTGTGCACCGCAACCCACAAACCGTCCCATTGCCGACAGCCCAGCCTTTGGCAGCGGAATATCTGCCGGCCTTCCAAGATTTCGCCTCTAACATGATGGGGCAGCTTGACGTCTTTAACGGAAATTACGCCCAGATCAACAACGACTGA
- the erpA gene encoding iron-sulfur cluster insertion protein ErpA — protein MTEAAIQNDALLVTDQATNKVRQLIEEEGNEQLMLRVFVTGGGCAGFQYGFTFDDELADDDTVIEREGVRFLVDSLSVQYLQGSTVNYAEGLDGSRFTIDNPAAETTCGCGSSFSV, from the coding sequence ATGACCGAAGCCGCGATTCAAAACGATGCTTTGTTGGTAACCGACCAGGCGACCAATAAAGTCCGTCAACTGATTGAAGAAGAAGGCAACGAACAACTGATGTTGCGTGTCTTTGTGACGGGCGGTGGCTGCGCGGGCTTTCAGTACGGCTTTACCTTCGATGACGAACTGGCCGACGACGATACGGTCATCGAACGCGAAGGCGTTCGGTTTTTGGTCGATTCCCTGAGTGTGCAATACCTTCAGGGTTCGACGGTGAACTATGCCGAAGGTTTGGATGGCAGCCGCTTCACCATCGATAATCCGGCTGCGGAGACGACCTGTGGCTGTGGATCTTCCTTTTCCGTTTAA
- a CDS encoding response regulator transcription factor → MNEAHILLIDDDRDLAELLGEYLDAEGFRLSAAHSGEDGIQELARGNYDLVLLDVMMPGIDGFETLKQIRNTSVVPVLMLTAKGEETDRVLGLELGADDYLAKPYSHRELLARIKALLRRIELDRAQKESDTGTLECNGVTLNFDTYEVECEGQTLPMTTSEFKVLRVLMTRAGKAVPKEDLYREVLGREIMAYDRSIDMHVSNVRRKIQTVTEDPKIQTIRGIGYLFVEAS, encoded by the coding sequence ATGAACGAAGCACATATCCTCCTCATAGACGATGACCGCGACCTGGCTGAACTGCTCGGCGAATATCTCGACGCCGAAGGTTTTCGACTCAGCGCCGCACACAGTGGCGAAGACGGCATCCAAGAACTGGCCCGTGGCAATTACGATTTAGTCCTGCTGGACGTCATGATGCCGGGCATCGACGGTTTCGAAACCCTCAAACAAATTCGCAACACCTCGGTTGTACCGGTGCTGATGCTGACCGCCAAAGGCGAAGAAACCGATCGTGTTCTCGGTCTGGAACTGGGCGCTGATGACTACTTGGCCAAGCCCTACAGCCACCGTGAACTCTTAGCTCGGATCAAAGCCTTATTGCGTCGCATCGAACTGGACCGCGCGCAGAAAGAAAGCGATACCGGCACGTTGGAATGCAACGGCGTAACGCTGAACTTCGACACCTACGAAGTCGAATGCGAAGGCCAGACCCTGCCGATGACCACCAGCGAATTCAAAGTATTGCGCGTTTTGATGACTCGCGCCGGCAAAGCTGTACCGAAGGAAGACCTCTATCGCGAAGTGCTGGGCCGCGAAATCATGGCTTACGACCGCTCGATCGACATGCACGTCTCCAACGTCCGGCGCAAAATCCAGACCGTGACGGAAGACCCCAAAATTCAGACCATTCGTGGCATCGGCTACCTGTTCGTCGAAGCCAGCTAA